One window of Candidatus Endomicrobium procryptotermitis genomic DNA carries:
- a CDS encoding DUF4065 domain-containing protein produces the protein MYNPIYTANNFIERSFEDNIYISPMKLQKMLYFFYRDYLKRTNEPLFAERFMAWPYGPVLISIYYNFKKYGSRPIDKFVELEGKLFKIKEEIDTNFKDIICEIWNRCRNLDAITLSKITHKENGAWIKAYLHKKPFLEDEDIRNDNIEISTC, from the coding sequence ATGTATAACCCAATCTATACTGCAAATAATTTTATTGAACGTTCTTTTGAAGATAATATTTATATATCGCCTATGAAACTTCAGAAGATGTTATATTTCTTTTATAGAGACTATCTTAAAAGAACGAATGAACCGCTTTTTGCAGAGAGATTTATGGCTTGGCCATACGGACCTGTACTTATAAGTATATATTATAATTTTAAGAAATATGGAAGTAGACCTATTGATAAATTTGTTGAGTTGGAAGGGAAACTTTTCAAAATTAAAGAAGAAATAGACACTAATTTTAAAGATATTATATGTGAGATTTGGAATAGGTGTAGAAATTTGGACGCTATTACTCTATCTAAAATAACACATAAAGAAAATGGCGCATGGATAAAAGCATATTTGCATAAAAAACCTTTTTTAGAAGATGAAGATATAAGGAATGATAATATTGAAATATCGACTTGCTGA